In the genome of Brachypodium distachyon strain Bd21 chromosome 3, Brachypodium_distachyon_v3.0, whole genome shotgun sequence, the window AAGTGTAGTAACTTCATTTGGCATAACATTGTATTAACCGGTCTAGAACTCTAGATAGTCCAATATTATGTCTACTTGTCTAGGATATCTGAAATAGTTTTATGAAGCACAACATTGATACCTTgcaattttttagaaaatatgATTCTGACTCCTTTAGCAAAGTAGTTGTGGTTACTGTTTTCTGCTGCAAATTTGCATCTCAACATATGCAGAATAGCAAATCTCTTTGAACGATATTTTATATACATAGTCAACACACTTAGCGTGGATTTAGAATCTGCTCCCGTGTTTGCAGATTGGGATTTGTAATACTTGTTCGTTTGAATGAACTTTACATTTTTTAGCTATGTTGGTTCAACATCCGGAAACCCACGAGCTCTTCCAGTTTTTGGGACATCACCTCTACCTTTTCCGCGTCTAATTTCATCTACTGTAATAATGAACCATTGACATTATTTCTCGCTGCAGTGTGATGAATGCTTTTTCTGAGGGACTATGTTTAGCTGACGAAAGTGGGTTGAGCCCACAGACGCTTCTTGATGTCCTGGTACAGCACTTGTTCATTACAACAATGCTGTGGCAACTTCCTTCACCATCAAACAACACTGGTTATGTTTTGACTTGCAGGACCTTGGAGGCATCGCTAATCCGATGTTTAAGATGAAAGGTCCCTCAATGCTCCAGGGCAGCTACAATCCTGCATTTCCCCTAAAACATATGCAGAAGGATATGAGGTTGGCTCTTTCCTTGGGAGACGAGAACGCTGTCGCCATGCCAGTCGCAGCTGCTGCCAATGAGgtgtgcctttttttttctaacctTTTGACTCCTATCCCCGACACATAGCAACAAAACTAATAAACAGACCACGCCACTGGATTGCAGGCATTCAAGAAAGCAAGAAGCTTGGGACTTGGGGACCAGGATTTCTCAGCGGTGCACGAGGTTCTGAAAGGAGCAGGTGGTTCAGGCCAAGCATGATCGGTCATGGTTTCCTCTGAAACCCTGAATGTTAGAACCATATGCCTGTATCACGCCTGTTGCAGATCTTTCAAAGCGTCTTGTAATTTGTCCAAACCAAGTGGCTTACCATTGTATCACGCCTGTTGCAGATCTTTCAAAGCGTCTTGTAATTTGTCCAAACCAAGTGGCTTACCGTTGTATCGCTGTGTATATTCAACGTTTGGTACCGGATTGCACGATGTACTTGCAAGTTTGGAGTTACCAGCTTATGCATGAACGATCCATTGGCATTTGGTGCTTGGCTGCAGCTAGGGGATAGACTGGGCTTGAATAAAGATGGGTACACAAATGTGTATGGGTCCATGCATCAGTTTGGCCATCATTTTATGCGAAAGCAAGTATAAATCAGTGATCTTAGGCCAACTTAAGCCATTTATACGCTGTGATCCTGGTATGTCCCAGGAAGCTCGACAGCAATACTACTACCTCCAGTTCAAAATAAGCGTCCAGTTTTGAACTAGACTTGAGACATTTATTttgaatcggaggaagtacatttTAGTGGATTCAGGTCTTGTGTTCTGTTATTATAACAAGAGGTCTTATGACTCGAACGCTGACGACTGCAGCGGCCAGAGCGTGCAGCCTGTGCGACTCTGCTGTCAGGGAGTGTAGACTCCTGTCAAATTTGGGGCCAATTTGGAGGAGCTGGTCTGACAAAGAAGACATTTTGTCCGTTTGGATTTTAGAAAATGTCATTGGTGGGTGATTGGAAGCCAAAATGTCTCAAAGAGGACATTTGGATATAGCTTTGAGAATCCCATCGGAGATGCTCATATACTTGAGTACAAGAAACGAAATGGAAAAATCCCCGGAGAACTTTAGTCAGTACATCATGTACATGTATGGCACGGCAATAGCCAGCAAAATTTCCAAGACACGGCAATGATAAGATAAACTTTGCGTGTGACGCTATAGTGAGCGCAAAACATAGATTGGACGTGGCAATGATGTTATGCCACCTGCGTTACGGGATGCCTTGGCACCAAATCCTAAACAAAACTTATCCTTCTACTTAAACCCCGAAGCCCTTCACGCATAAATCCATCCATCACACAGACACAGCTTCCGAGAACAGGGATCATGGATACGGGAGTAGAACAAGCAGTCGTCGGTGTGCGGGAGGGGGAGCTCACGCTCATCCCGGGTTTGCCAGAGGACGCGGCCATGGAGTGCCTGGCGCGGGTGCCGAGCCGGTGGCACCGGCCGATGCGCCACGTGTGCCGGGGCTGGCGCCGCGCCGTCGGCTCACCAGAGTTCCGCCGGCGAAGAAGAATCGCGGGTTCAACCGAAGACATCGTGTACCTCGTCCAGGCCGCGCCCGCCGACAAATCAAAGTCCTCGACTACGCCAGAGTGCTGGCTGGCGACGGCGAACCTCACAACGGGCGATTGGCGGCGCGTAACCCACGCCGTGCCGCTCTTCGCGCAGTGCGCGTCGGTCGCCGGCCACCACGTGGCCGTCTTGGGCGGCTGGGACCCGGACACGCTCCGCCCGGCCCGCGACGTCCGTGTGCTCGACGCCCAGGCCGCTACGTGGCGCCGCGGGCAGCCGATGCCGGACGCCCGGAGCTTCTTCGGGTGCGCGGGGTCAGACGACGGCGACGTGGTCCACGTGGCCGGCGGGCACGACGAGTCCAGGCGCCCGCTCCGCTCCGGCTGGGCGTACAGCGTCGCGGCCGACGCCTGGCGCGCGCTCCCGGACATGCGCGAGGCGCGCGACGAGCCgcagctcgtcgtcgtcgcgtCGTGGCCGTCGTCAGGctcaggcggaggaggagcgcggctCTTCGCCGCCAGCGGGTACCCGACCGTGGTCCAGGGCGCGTGCAAGAAGACAGCGGAATGCTACACCACCgcgggcggcgacgaggccTGGTCGGACGAGGGAAGCATGGTGCCCCCCGAGGCCGTGCTGGTCTCGGTGGGCCGCGGGAAGCTGTGGGCCGTCGGGGCCGGGAAGGGCGGCGTGCGGGAGTACTACTGGGCCGACGGCACGTGGAGGGAGGTCGCGGACGGGCCGCCCGGGATGAAGGCGTGCGTCATGGCGgtcggcatcggcggcggcgacggcgtgctcgTGTTCGGCAAGGTGCAGCGGCGGGCCAACAACGCGGCGGGAGGGTTAGGCAAGTACGCGGCGTGGGTGATGAGGATGGGCACGGGTGGCGCGCGGGGGTGGAACCGTGTGCCCGTGCCGCCGGGGTTCTGCACGTTCGTttacgccgccgcggccgtgcgGGTTTAGCGTCCGTCTTGTTTCA includes:
- the LOC100831448 gene encoding F-box/kelch-repeat protein At2g44130; amino-acid sequence: MDTGVEQAVVGVREGELTLIPGLPEDAAMECLARVPSRWHRPMRHVCRGWRRAVGSPEFRRRRRIAGSTEDIVYLVQAAPADKSKSSTTPECWLATANLTTGDWRRVTHAVPLFAQCASVAGHHVAVLGGWDPDTLRPARDVRVLDAQAATWRRGQPMPDARSFFGCAGSDDGDVVHVAGGHDESRRPLRSGWAYSVAADAWRALPDMREARDEPQLVVVASWPSSGSGGGGARLFAASGYPTVVQGACKKTAECYTTAGGDEAWSDEGSMVPPEAVLVSVGRGKLWAVGAGKGGVREYYWADGTWREVADGPPGMKACVMAVGIGGGDGVLVFGKVQRRANNAAGGLGKYAAWVMRMGTGGARGWNRVPVPPGFCTFVYAAAAVRV